One stretch of Corynebacterium imitans DNA includes these proteins:
- a CDS encoding 3-hydroxyisobutyryl-CoA hydrolase yields MTAFLNTSVRGTTGVITLDRPKALNSLNDEMIHGIYTTLKAWEHDDAVTQVVVHSSGKHFCSGGDVKLAREGVLAGKGEEVSAFFAEEYEMNNYIANYPKPYIALVSGVNMGGGMGISALGSHMFVQEDAFASMPEMNIGYVTDVGQSWKLQNLPGKPSLALGKFLGLTGYRLNADEMLALGLASHKVATLEGLLDRIVEEGIGVLDEVALPAGENSLEQWYEQIEEVFIGSWADIQARLDEAGEFGEKVKELTAQASPSALVAATELFEANAALDLAGSLDNERVLGELMRHEPDFAEGVRAVLVDKDQKPKFAPQPDPEKYRAVLR; encoded by the coding sequence ATGACTGCATTCTTGAACACATCTGTCCGCGGCACCACCGGTGTCATTACGCTCGACCGGCCAAAGGCCCTGAACTCGCTGAATGACGAGATGATTCACGGCATCTACACCACGCTCAAAGCCTGGGAACACGACGATGCGGTGACTCAGGTGGTAGTGCATTCGAGCGGGAAGCACTTTTGTTCCGGGGGCGACGTAAAGCTTGCGCGCGAAGGTGTACTTGCGGGTAAGGGGGAGGAGGTCAGCGCCTTCTTCGCCGAGGAGTACGAGATGAACAACTACATCGCGAACTACCCGAAGCCCTATATCGCGCTCGTTTCTGGAGTGAATATGGGCGGCGGGATGGGGATCTCGGCGTTGGGATCGCACATGTTTGTGCAGGAAGATGCGTTCGCCTCCATGCCGGAGATGAACATCGGCTACGTCACCGACGTGGGTCAGTCCTGGAAACTGCAGAATCTGCCCGGGAAGCCTTCCTTGGCGCTCGGCAAGTTCCTAGGTCTGACCGGCTACCGTCTGAATGCTGACGAGATGCTCGCGCTGGGGCTCGCCTCGCACAAGGTGGCAACGCTCGAGGGCCTGCTCGACCGGATCGTTGAGGAGGGCATTGGCGTGCTCGACGAGGTTGCGCTGCCCGCCGGGGAAAACAGCCTGGAGCAGTGGTACGAGCAGATCGAAGAAGTCTTTATCGGCTCGTGGGCCGACATTCAAGCGCGACTCGACGAGGCGGGGGAGTTTGGTGAGAAGGTGAAAGAGCTCACCGCCCAGGCTTCTCCCTCGGCGCTGGTGGCTGCAACCGAGCTCTTTGAGGCAAACGCTGCCCTCGACCTCGCCGGTTCGCTGGATAACGAGCGTGTGCTCGGCGAGCTCATGCGCCACGAGCCCGACTTCGCCGAGGGGGTGCGCGCCGTGCTGGTGGACAAGGACCAGAAGCCGAAGTTCGCGCCGCAACCTGACCCGGAGAAGTACCGTGCGGTGCTCCGCTAG
- a CDS encoding Rib/alpha-like domain-containing protein, giving the protein MVRGFWSRSIAIAAIAVCAASGVTAVPAVPLTVAHAAEKFDVNDGDFSLTVSTGNYPATAKDWRAIFRLYDGDYEPKTFRSVRLYFYVIGGDGKNFPAEDTYAVKLTHGTTEIEDFGEVTGYGHIDDTGTRWMDLTFDKDVTLKDGQTLIVDKKGGAGRLPVRGFGSSQGAGGKGFIDPINPKSVSFSGNVAVDRENGNFPEGLEVSLLDGAGTVTDTTTTNKDGTYTFSKVEPGTYSLKLGTVPGYLAPEPFTVEAKAGVAVPDKDLIPITVTGRVIGPGNSLLEGVKVSIGEDIGEDTVTTDSEGRYTFTGVPAGSATLKIAASGKHDTRSKTKTVEIHEQEVNDLGDANVHAQFGSITGQVLDKAGNPVADVPVTVTIDGGKTDSTTTDKDGRYTLGNLQPGIAEITVKETDLMEGEVRLGVDVRSGKETVEDFYLDAKERKGSVRFHVVGEGDESLPHAEARITPGESLVADANGDFPVQELLEGEYTVRFKAKGYEPKETKFSIRMDELTEVKETLAPIPVLTLEPKPTPTPTATQPTSSTPTPTPTPTSEPAPTPTPKTTPQPTPKSTPKPTPKPAPKPVVNFTWDAVTVAPGDVVKTRPKENVAAGITFGEPVVQRSGLTIKGADWVTVDAAGTVVIAPPEVVTPGEYVVEVPNSTAGSGTVAVTVTEPASLASLYKVSYAPRIVRAGGSAVSVAPIARRGAYDWQPLPAGTKFKVKGTSNATVDVDGRVTFNAPRGSKVGKIHTVDVLVTFPDDSTQTVRVPFEVAAASMSQVTAPRYETGVLVGPGQSAEVQIANPDSLPAHTEFALAPGDLQAWSASVDATTGTLRMTAPTGTAKPVVVKVEARYPDGSTRTIEAYVGVAAAKAPTKRDAPEFPVSVVNVDTTATSAPTGRVPAGTEFTLADDAGLQVSVDKRTGEVRAEIPDNAPVDASYTVQVRVHYPDGSETLMPVTVLTNSQAREQESATAPTAPKGTTYGLAADFSAPGWKIDINPATGEITARVDSRVAEHASIEVPRVVTYPDGSQRTQPVTLHAKDAVKPAPAPKTSSTATWLPIVLGLLAALGGAGYAAFVNQDHIRQLLSKYGIRI; this is encoded by the coding sequence ATGGTGCGTGGTTTCTGGAGCCGTTCTATCGCTATTGCCGCGATCGCAGTCTGTGCTGCTTCCGGGGTCACTGCGGTGCCCGCCGTACCGCTGACTGTCGCCCATGCTGCCGAGAAGTTTGACGTGAACGACGGCGACTTCAGCCTCACCGTATCCACGGGGAATTATCCGGCGACGGCGAAGGACTGGCGCGCTATCTTCCGGCTTTACGACGGCGACTACGAGCCGAAGACTTTCCGCTCCGTGCGACTTTATTTCTACGTTATTGGTGGTGACGGGAAGAATTTCCCGGCAGAGGATACCTATGCGGTCAAGCTCACCCACGGCACAACTGAGATCGAGGATTTCGGGGAAGTGACAGGCTACGGTCATATCGACGATACGGGCACTCGCTGGATGGATCTCACCTTCGATAAGGATGTGACGCTCAAAGACGGCCAAACGCTGATCGTGGACAAGAAGGGTGGGGCGGGCCGGCTCCCGGTGCGTGGATTTGGTTCGTCGCAAGGCGCAGGCGGCAAAGGCTTCATCGACCCGATCAATCCCAAATCTGTAAGCTTTAGCGGCAACGTCGCCGTCGATCGAGAAAACGGGAACTTCCCGGAGGGGCTTGAGGTTTCGCTTCTCGACGGTGCCGGTACCGTCACCGACACCACCACGACCAACAAGGACGGCACCTACACTTTCAGCAAGGTCGAGCCAGGTACGTACTCGCTCAAACTCGGCACTGTGCCGGGCTACCTTGCGCCCGAGCCCTTTACTGTTGAAGCCAAAGCGGGGGTTGCGGTCCCAGACAAGGACCTGATCCCGATTACTGTGACGGGCCGCGTGATTGGACCCGGCAATTCGCTGCTCGAAGGCGTCAAAGTTTCCATCGGAGAGGACATCGGAGAGGACACGGTAACCACAGACAGCGAGGGAAGGTACACCTTCACCGGGGTGCCGGCGGGCAGCGCAACGCTGAAGATTGCGGCGTCGGGAAAACACGACACCCGCAGCAAGACAAAGACCGTTGAGATCCACGAGCAGGAAGTCAACGATCTGGGGGATGCCAATGTGCACGCCCAGTTCGGCTCCATCACCGGCCAGGTGCTCGACAAGGCAGGTAACCCTGTCGCTGATGTCCCCGTCACCGTGACGATCGATGGCGGAAAAACCGACTCGACCACGACCGATAAGGATGGCCGTTACACGCTGGGCAACCTGCAGCCCGGTATCGCCGAAATCACCGTTAAAGAGACCGACCTGATGGAGGGCGAGGTGCGGCTGGGCGTCGACGTCCGCTCCGGCAAGGAGACCGTTGAGGATTTTTACCTCGACGCAAAGGAGCGCAAGGGCAGCGTGCGATTCCACGTTGTGGGGGAGGGCGATGAGTCCCTGCCCCACGCGGAGGCGCGCATCACCCCGGGAGAGAGCCTTGTTGCGGACGCCAACGGCGACTTCCCCGTCCAGGAACTGCTGGAGGGGGAGTACACGGTGCGTTTTAAAGCCAAGGGCTATGAGCCGAAAGAGACCAAGTTTTCGATCCGCATGGACGAGCTCACTGAGGTGAAGGAGACACTCGCTCCCATCCCTGTGCTCACCTTGGAGCCAAAGCCAACACCCACACCAACTGCCACACAGCCGACCTCGTCAACGCCAACCCCTACTCCAACACCAACGTCGGAACCAGCACCGACGCCAACGCCTAAAACAACTCCTCAACCGACCCCCAAATCAACGCCCAAGCCAACCCCTAAACCTGCCCCCAAGCCGGTGGTGAACTTCACGTGGGACGCCGTAACTGTGGCTCCGGGTGATGTCGTAAAAACACGACCGAAGGAAAACGTGGCTGCGGGGATCACTTTCGGTGAGCCGGTGGTGCAGCGATCCGGGTTGACCATCAAGGGAGCCGACTGGGTCACCGTTGATGCCGCTGGCACGGTGGTGATCGCGCCGCCCGAGGTCGTGACCCCGGGCGAGTACGTCGTTGAGGTGCCTAACTCCACTGCGGGGTCGGGCACGGTCGCGGTGACGGTGACGGAGCCTGCCTCCTTGGCTTCGTTGTACAAGGTGTCCTACGCGCCGCGTATCGTGCGGGCGGGTGGAAGCGCCGTGAGTGTGGCACCGATTGCGCGTCGTGGTGCCTACGATTGGCAGCCGCTTCCCGCAGGCACGAAGTTCAAGGTTAAAGGTACCTCCAATGCCACTGTTGACGTGGATGGCCGGGTGACGTTCAATGCGCCGCGCGGATCGAAGGTGGGGAAAATCCATACGGTCGATGTCCTCGTGACCTTTCCGGATGATTCCACGCAGACGGTGCGGGTTCCTTTCGAGGTCGCTGCGGCGTCCATGTCGCAGGTCACCGCGCCGCGTTACGAGACCGGGGTGCTCGTCGGGCCGGGGCAGAGTGCTGAAGTACAGATTGCCAACCCTGACTCTCTACCAGCGCACACGGAGTTCGCGCTTGCGCCGGGAGACCTCCAGGCCTGGTCCGCGTCTGTGGACGCAACAACAGGCACCCTGCGGATGACCGCGCCGACGGGGACAGCAAAGCCCGTGGTGGTAAAGGTCGAAGCGCGCTATCCCGACGGCTCTACGCGCACCATCGAGGCGTACGTGGGGGTCGCCGCAGCGAAGGCTCCGACGAAACGCGATGCGCCGGAGTTCCCGGTCTCCGTAGTCAACGTGGACACTACAGCAACGTCCGCCCCGACTGGCAGGGTGCCGGCGGGCACCGAATTTACGCTGGCTGATGATGCTGGTTTGCAGGTGAGCGTCGATAAGCGCACAGGCGAAGTGCGTGCGGAAATTCCCGACAATGCGCCGGTCGATGCTTCGTACACGGTGCAGGTCCGGGTGCACTACCCGGATGGGTCGGAAACGTTGATGCCCGTCACCGTGCTGACGAACTCGCAAGCGCGTGAGCAGGAGTCGGCCACCGCACCAACGGCACCGAAGGGGACGACCTACGGGCTCGCCGCGGACTTCTCCGCCCCGGGCTGGAAGATCGACATCAACCCGGCCACCGGTGAAATCACCGCGCGCGTGGATTCGCGCGTCGCTGAGCACGCCTCAATTGAGGTGCCGCGTGTGGTGACGTACCCGGACGGTTCGCAGCGCACGCAGCCGGTAACCCTCCATGCGAAGGACGCGGTCAAACCTGCACCCGCGCCGAAGACTTCCTCAACCGCGACGTGGCTGCCCATTGTGCTTGGGCTGCTCGCTGCACTCGGCGGCGCAGGCTATGCCGCCTTTGTTAACCAAGACCACATCCGCCAGCTGCTGTCTAAGTACGGCATCCGGATCTAA
- a CDS encoding glycosyltransferase family 4 protein has translation MRIAILTEVFLPKIDGVVTRVTRHLDQLAKMGHEVLIFAPGNPPAEYAGFEVVSIPSRDLKVYPEVKHGMMGPKTLRCLREFDPDIVHAVNPIWTAGWSTLVVARHYPVIASFHTDVPEYCVKLGIPCVKPIAKWGVRTFHGRAAVNLVTSGPMMDKAAEYQIPNVKLWPKAVDTERFTPAARSDSMRERLGGDPLVLFVGRISAEKSVERCIPIMEEVRARIPDARIAFVGEGPQYQALRKAAPDWATFTGYLSGAELAAAYASGDVLLFPSTTETLGFAALESFASGVPVVAANAGGLPFVIDDGKTGILVDPAAPDAAWADQIVRLLRDEAARDQLASAARAEAQRWTWRASSEQVVAYYDEVIRSATR, from the coding sequence ATGCGCATCGCCATCCTCACCGAGGTCTTTCTCCCTAAAATCGACGGGGTGGTCACGCGCGTGACTCGCCACCTCGACCAGCTGGCAAAGATGGGGCACGAAGTCCTCATCTTTGCCCCGGGCAATCCCCCAGCGGAGTACGCGGGCTTTGAGGTCGTGTCCATCCCATCGCGGGATCTCAAGGTCTACCCCGAGGTCAAGCACGGCATGATGGGCCCGAAGACGTTGCGCTGCTTGCGCGAGTTCGACCCGGATATCGTGCACGCAGTGAATCCCATTTGGACCGCCGGCTGGTCCACGCTCGTCGTCGCGCGGCACTATCCGGTGATCGCGTCCTTCCACACCGACGTGCCCGAATACTGCGTCAAGCTGGGCATCCCTTGTGTCAAACCCATCGCGAAGTGGGGGGTGCGCACCTTCCACGGACGCGCGGCGGTCAACCTGGTCACTTCCGGGCCCATGATGGATAAGGCGGCCGAGTACCAGATTCCCAACGTCAAACTTTGGCCCAAAGCCGTGGACACGGAACGTTTTACCCCAGCGGCGCGATCGGACTCGATGCGCGAGCGCCTCGGCGGCGACCCGCTCGTACTCTTCGTGGGCCGCATCTCTGCGGAAAAATCCGTCGAGCGCTGCATCCCCATCATGGAGGAGGTGCGCGCCCGCATCCCCGACGCGCGCATCGCGTTTGTCGGCGAGGGCCCGCAGTACCAGGCTCTTCGGAAAGCGGCGCCCGACTGGGCCACGTTTACCGGCTACCTTTCCGGCGCAGAGCTTGCCGCAGCCTATGCCTCCGGAGATGTATTGCTCTTTCCCTCCACGACCGAAACGCTCGGCTTCGCCGCACTAGAGTCCTTCGCCTCCGGTGTTCCTGTCGTGGCTGCTAACGCGGGCGGCCTGCCCTTTGTGATCGACGACGGCAAAACCGGCATCCTCGTCGACCCCGCGGCTCCGGATGCAGCCTGGGCCGACCAGATCGTGCGCCTCCTGCGGGATGAGGCTGCCCGCGACCAACTGGCCTCGGCTGCCCGAGCCGAGGCCCAGCGCTGGACGTGGCGCGCTTCCTCAGAACAGGTGGTTGCCTACTACGACGAGGTCATTCGAAGCGCAACACGGTGA
- a CDS encoding HAD family hydrolase, producing MSTPRLVALDMDGTLLNPEGAIPDSFWPTLEAAQAAGITVAPASGRQLATLRDMFARNAPDTFIAENGAVVQHEGQVLATATIPEATARRIVEALERTPFSAHPVLCAPETSYTRASTPPEVQREVDKYYLANTQVRSLLDAPLNAIVKIALFVDGDAETLGLPWVEKLAPELHALVSSTHWLDIMPPAASKGAALLALADTLGIAHEDTAAIGDYLNDYSMLEAAGYAVAMGNAHPDLKEVADEVIGTNGEHAAVAKLAQWAGK from the coding sequence ATGAGTACTCCACGTCTTGTAGCCCTGGATATGGATGGCACCCTACTAAACCCCGAGGGGGCGATCCCAGATTCCTTCTGGCCCACGCTGGAAGCAGCTCAGGCGGCCGGCATCACCGTCGCGCCCGCCTCGGGCCGCCAGCTGGCCACGCTGCGCGACATGTTCGCACGCAACGCACCGGATACCTTCATCGCGGAAAACGGGGCAGTCGTACAACACGAGGGCCAGGTCCTCGCCACCGCCACGATCCCCGAGGCCACCGCCCGCCGCATCGTCGAAGCGCTCGAGCGCACGCCCTTTTCTGCCCACCCGGTGCTGTGCGCGCCCGAGACCTCGTACACGCGCGCAAGCACCCCGCCCGAGGTGCAGCGCGAGGTGGACAAGTACTACCTGGCCAATACTCAGGTGCGCTCGCTTCTCGACGCCCCGCTGAACGCGATCGTCAAAATCGCCCTCTTCGTCGACGGAGACGCAGAGACGCTCGGCCTGCCGTGGGTAGAAAAACTTGCCCCCGAGCTGCACGCGCTGGTCAGCTCGACGCACTGGCTCGACATCATGCCGCCCGCCGCGTCGAAGGGTGCGGCGCTGCTCGCGCTCGCCGACACGCTTGGGATCGCGCATGAAGACACCGCCGCGATCGGCGACTACCTCAACGACTACTCCATGCTGGAGGCAGCAGGGTATGCCGTCGCGATGGGCAACGCGCACCCGGACCTGAAAGAGGTGGCGGATGAGGTAATTGGTACGAATGGGGAGCACGCGGCCGTCGCAAAGCTAGCGCAGTGGGCGGGCAAATGA
- a CDS encoding DNA-3-methyladenine glycosylase yields the protein MIDFSQPADIVAPQLLGCLITHSGVTVRLTEVEAYTGDNDPAAHTHRGKTARNAAMFGPGGTLYVYLSYGIHLNGNIVCAPEGQGQGCLMRGGEIIEGEALARKRRQRPERKPIPFENLARGPGNLGQALGLGLDDNGTPVELTMRDAEPEWVAGPRIGISKNADAPLRFWIPNAPTVSTPRGRPRT from the coding sequence ATGATTGACTTCTCGCAGCCTGCTGACATCGTCGCGCCGCAGCTTTTGGGCTGCCTGATCACGCATAGCGGGGTAACCGTGCGGCTGACCGAGGTCGAGGCCTACACCGGCGACAACGACCCGGCGGCGCACACGCACCGGGGGAAAACCGCGCGGAACGCCGCGATGTTTGGGCCTGGGGGCACGCTGTATGTCTACCTGTCCTACGGGATCCACCTCAACGGCAACATAGTGTGCGCGCCGGAAGGCCAAGGGCAGGGTTGCCTCATGCGCGGCGGCGAGATTATCGAGGGCGAGGCGCTCGCGCGAAAACGTCGGCAGCGCCCAGAGAGGAAGCCCATCCCCTTTGAAAACTTGGCGCGCGGACCCGGCAACCTGGGGCAAGCCCTGGGGCTGGGCCTGGATGATAACGGCACGCCGGTTGAGCTGACGATGCGAGATGCTGAACCCGAATGGGTGGCGGGTCCGCGCATCGGTATCAGTAAGAACGCGGACGCGCCGCTAAGATTTTGGATCCCCAACGCGCCCACGGTCTCCACCCCGCGCGGGCGCCCACGCACGTAG
- a CDS encoding NAD-dependent epimerase/dehydratase family protein, which translates to MKIAVLGGDGFCGWPATLHLSDLGHEVAVVDNLSRRAIDEELGVSPLTPIVSIEERIAAWKEVTGRTIDFHNIDVAKDYEGLLEFITTYQPDAVIHFAEQRAAPYSMKTPRTKRYTVDNNVNATHNLLVAIVGSGLDVHVVHLGTMGVYGYGTAGMKIPEGYLDITVHTDEGTTVEQEILYPTNPGSVYHMTKVLDQNLFAYYAKNDELRITDLHQGIIWGTHTEQTQRDERLINRFDYDGDYGTVLNRFLMQAAVGYPLTVHGTGGQTRAFIHIQDMCKCIQIALENPPTKGDRVKIFNQMTETHRVRDLAHLIGEISGAEVQMVPNPRKESAENELHVKNDTFIGLGLQPTKLAEGLLAEVEDVARKYADRADRTKIPARSLWTRNQAAGVPTGER; encoded by the coding sequence GTGAAGATTGCGGTACTCGGCGGAGATGGGTTTTGTGGTTGGCCAGCAACGCTGCACCTGTCCGACCTCGGACACGAGGTGGCGGTAGTAGACAACCTTTCCCGCCGCGCTATCGATGAGGAGTTGGGCGTTTCCCCCCTCACGCCCATCGTCTCAATCGAAGAGCGCATCGCCGCGTGGAAAGAAGTCACCGGCCGAACCATCGACTTCCACAACATCGATGTGGCCAAAGACTACGAAGGTCTGCTCGAGTTCATCACCACGTATCAGCCCGATGCGGTGATTCACTTCGCCGAGCAGCGGGCCGCGCCGTACTCGATGAAGACGCCTCGCACGAAGCGCTACACGGTGGACAACAATGTCAACGCCACCCACAACCTGCTCGTGGCAATCGTGGGGTCCGGCTTAGATGTTCACGTCGTCCACCTCGGCACCATGGGCGTGTACGGCTACGGCACCGCCGGGATGAAGATCCCGGAGGGCTACCTGGACATCACGGTGCACACGGATGAGGGCACCACCGTGGAGCAGGAGATCCTCTACCCCACCAACCCGGGCTCCGTGTACCACATGACGAAGGTGCTCGACCAGAACCTGTTCGCCTACTACGCAAAGAACGACGAGCTGCGCATCACGGACCTGCACCAGGGCATCATCTGGGGCACCCACACCGAGCAGACGCAGCGCGACGAGCGCCTGATCAACCGCTTCGACTACGACGGGGACTACGGCACGGTGCTCAACCGCTTCCTCATGCAGGCGGCCGTGGGCTACCCGCTCACCGTGCACGGCACGGGCGGGCAGACCCGCGCGTTCATCCACATCCAGGACATGTGCAAGTGCATTCAGATCGCGCTGGAGAACCCGCCGACAAAGGGCGACCGGGTGAAGATCTTCAACCAGATGACCGAAACACACCGTGTCCGCGACCTGGCTCATCTCATTGGTGAGATTTCCGGTGCAGAGGTGCAGATGGTGCCCAACCCGCGCAAGGAGTCGGCCGAAAACGAGCTCCACGTGAAGAACGACACCTTCATCGGCCTGGGCCTGCAGCCGACGAAGCTGGCCGAGGGCCTGCTTGCGGAGGTCGAAGACGTTGCGCGCAAGTACGCCGACCGCGCGGACCGCACCAAGATCCCGGCGCGCTCACTGTGGACCCGGAACCAGGCCGCAGGCGTGCCCACGGGCGAACGCTAA
- a CDS encoding glyceraldehyde-3-phosphate dehydrogenase: MTQSTTPAADWNHKLTLAQEMLPLISQLHREHNAVTSIYGRLLLGATDIDIIKAHRYARRIVERELPLDDTLPILQELVKMDLGTASIDLGRLAKNYSRTEGKDLREFLEEELSEVVGTSSELQARDVVLYGFGRIGRLLARILIAREAAYGGVRLRAVVVRKKGEDDIIKRASLLRRDSVHGPFDGTITVDKENEIIWANGTPIQMIYANSPAEVDYTSYGINDAIVVDNTGAWRDREGLSQHLESKGVDRVLLTAPGKGDIPNIVYGINEDMIGDDKVLSAASCTTNGITPVLKVINDRYGVKHGHVETVHAYTNDQNLADNFHKGDRRGRAAGLNMVLTETGAAKAVSKALPEFEGKLTGNAIRVPTPDVSMAVLNLDLEKDVEKEEVNNFLRRVSTDSNLRQQIDYIQSPEVVSTDLLGTTHASVVDGLATIASGNHLVLYVWYDNEYGYSHQVVRVVEEIAGVRPTIYPERKAPESIK; the protein is encoded by the coding sequence GTGACACAATCGACTACCCCCGCCGCCGACTGGAACCACAAGCTCACCCTCGCGCAGGAGATGCTGCCGCTGATCAGCCAGCTGCACCGCGAGCACAACGCCGTGACCTCCATCTACGGTCGCCTGCTGCTGGGCGCGACCGACATCGACATTATTAAGGCGCACCGCTACGCGCGCCGCATCGTCGAGCGTGAGCTGCCGCTGGACGACACGCTGCCCATCCTCCAGGAACTGGTGAAGATGGACCTGGGCACCGCGTCCATCGACCTGGGCCGCCTGGCCAAGAACTACTCCCGTACCGAGGGCAAGGACCTGCGCGAGTTCCTCGAGGAGGAGCTGTCCGAGGTCGTCGGCACTTCCTCTGAGCTGCAGGCTCGCGACGTGGTGCTCTACGGTTTCGGCCGCATCGGTCGCCTCCTGGCCCGTATCCTCATCGCGCGCGAGGCGGCGTACGGCGGCGTGCGCCTGCGCGCGGTGGTCGTGCGCAAGAAGGGCGAGGACGACATCATCAAGCGTGCCTCGCTGCTGCGCCGCGACTCCGTCCACGGTCCTTTCGACGGCACCATCACCGTGGACAAGGAGAACGAAATCATCTGGGCCAACGGCACCCCGATCCAGATGATCTACGCCAACAGCCCGGCTGAGGTGGACTACACCTCCTACGGCATCAACGACGCCATTGTGGTGGACAACACCGGTGCCTGGCGCGACCGCGAAGGACTGTCCCAGCACCTCGAGTCCAAGGGCGTCGATCGCGTGCTGCTGACCGCGCCGGGTAAGGGAGACATCCCCAACATCGTCTACGGCATCAACGAGGACATGATCGGTGACGACAAGGTGCTGTCCGCAGCGTCCTGCACCACAAACGGCATCACCCCGGTGCTTAAGGTGATCAACGACCGCTACGGCGTGAAGCACGGTCACGTGGAGACCGTCCACGCCTACACCAACGACCAGAACCTGGCCGATAACTTCCACAAGGGCGACCGTCGCGGTCGCGCAGCCGGCCTGAACATGGTGCTCACCGAGACCGGTGCCGCAAAGGCCGTCTCCAAGGCGCTACCGGAATTCGAGGGCAAGCTGACCGGCAACGCGATCCGCGTGCCTACGCCGGACGTGTCCATGGCGGTGCTCAACCTGGATCTGGAGAAGGACGTGGAGAAGGAAGAGGTCAACAACTTCCTGCGCCGCGTGTCCACCGACTCCAACCTGCGCCAGCAGATTGATTACATCCAGTCGCCAGAGGTGGTCTCCACCGACCTGCTTGGCACCACCCACGCTTCCGTGGTGGACGGTCTGGCCACGATTGCGTCTGGCAACCACCTCGTGCTCTACGTCTGGTACGACAATGAGTACGGCTACTCCCACCAGGTGGTCCGCGTCGTCGAAGAGATCGCGGGCGTGCGCCCGACAATCTACCCGGAGCGCAAGGCACCGGAGAGCATCAAGTAG